The Flavobacteriales bacterium genome contains the following window.
CCGCTGCAACCAGCACCATCGGGCCTCAGGAACATGGCCACTGCGCGCTTTTCAACCTGATAGTTACTGGCGACCGGGCAGATGGTGTTGTTGTGACAAGGGCTGCTCTGGTAACCGGGGTCGTAGTCGCGCAACAGGCCCTGCTCGCCGAAGTTGAAGATGTCGCGGTAGCCGTGGGTGATGCTGGCGATGCTCAGGGCCTGCGGCGCCGTGGCATTGGCGGGCACCTGCACTTCTATGATGATGGAATCACCGGGCACTACGGAAGTCGCCAAGCCTCCGTACGGCTGCTCGTTCGCTTCGGTGAACCCCCCGATGAAAAAGCTGCGGTCCTTGTTGTAGAGGTAAACGAACGCGCCGGGCGCGAGGTCGAACTGATCGAACTGAACGCTCAACATCACCGCACCCGGACTGTACACCGCCAGGCGGCAGCGCTGACGATCGTCAGGCAAAGCATCCCATTGGCCCTGCGCCAATACATCGACCATGGCGAAGCGCTGCACGCCGTACCTGACCTCTGTTCCGTTCTGCTGTTCCTGCGCGATCAGCGTCTGGCGGTCCAGCCCCGGAAGCTCCAGTTTGGGCAAAGCGTTCTGGTGACCTCCCGCTCCGCCCCAATTGTAGGGCTGGCCCCCGTGGGCGATCTGTGCCACGGATGGCGCAGCGAACAAGGTCGCAAGCAGTGGTAATACAAAGCGTGACATGAGGGATGGGTTAGGGAACGCGAATCTACCGGCTGCACCAAGGGCGATCAACGAGCCATCCCCATATACGCGGGTCCGGTCGCGGCGGATCAGCGGCCCGTGATGACGAAGGCCGTGCGCCGGTTCTGCGCGCGACCGGCCTCGGTTCCGTTGTCGGCCACGGGCTGGGTGGGGCCATAGCCCTTGGCTGAAAGCCGTGCTCCGCTGATGCCCCTGCTCTCGAGGTAGCTCTTCACGGTGAAAGCCCGGTCTTGACTGAGCGCCATGTTGTCGCCCATGCCGCCCACGTTGTCCGTATGCCCTTGGATCTCGATGCGCACCGATGGGTTCTCCTTCAGGAAAGTCGTCAGCTCATCCAGCACGAACTCGCTGGCTTTCTCGATCACGGCACTATTGGTGGCGTAATTGATGTCGTTCACCCGGTAGCTCTTGCCCACTTCGATCTTCTGTACGGTCATGTCCACCTCGGCCACGCCGCCCCGCGTCGTATCACTGGCACTGAAAGCACGGCTGTCGAACACGTGGTCGGGCTTCTTCACCGTCACCACCACATCGGCACCGGCTTTCAAGCGCACCACGGCCGCGTACTTGCCATCGGCTTCATCCACGCGCAGCACCTCGGTCTTGCGGGTGTCGAGGTACTTGATCTCCACGGTGGCGTCCTTCACGGGTTTGCCGCTCTCGTCCTTGATGTCGCCCTTCACCACCAGGATGTCATCGGGTCGGGCATCCTGCGGCATGTCGAAGGTGAAGACATCGAGGCCGCCCATGCCCTTGTGGCGATTGCTGGCGAAGTAGGCGAGCTTGCCATCGGCGCTCACGATGAGGCCGTGCTCATCCTCCGGGGTGTTGATCGGTGCTCCCAGGTTCTTCGGTTTCGTCCAACTTCCGTCGTCGTTCAGTTTGCTGAAGAAGATGTCGTAACCGCCTGCACCTCGATGGCCCTTGCTCGCGAAATAGAGCGTTCGGCTGTCGCTGTGCATGAAGGGTGCCTTGTCCGCACTATCGGTGTTGATGGGCGCCGGCAGCGCCACGGCCGTGCCCCACTTCCCGGCTTTGTCGCGCGTGCAGCTGTAGATGTCCATCCCTTTGCTCCCGTCCTTGGGCATGCGTGCGAAGTAGAGCGTGTTGCCGTCGGAGGTCAGGCTCGGTTGGCTTTCCCAACCATCGGTGTTCACGCCTTCACCGAGGTCCTCCAGCTCGCTCCACTCCCATTGTATGCCACCTGCATCGAGGTTGAACTTGGTGTCGTAGTGGCTGCGGAAAATGTCGCAGTTGCGGTAGCCCTTCACATCAGGCGGGCCGCACACCGTGACGAACATTTCCTTGTTGTTCACGCTGATCGTCACACCACCGTAACCGTCCCCCGTGTTGAAGGGCTCGGGCAGCGCGGCACCCGCATCGAAGCTGCTCTTCGTATCACCCCGCTTGCTCCAGGTCAGCTCCTCGACCTTCCGCGCAACGAAGTCGCCCTTGGCCTGCACACTGCGCACCCGGGTGAAGAAGATGAGCTCGTTGTCCGGCGAGAGGTTCGGCAGGTACTCGTCGTTGGCCGTTGAAACACCGGCCACCACTTTCGCCGGACCTGCGGTGGTGTTGCGGTTGAAGTCGGCGAGGAACTCGAGTTCGGGCATCACCTCTTCAACGTCCTTGTACTTCTTGTCCTGGTCCTTGCTGAACTTGCTCTGATCATCGCTCGGGAACCGTATGAAGGCATCGAAGCTCTTCTTCGCCTTGGCGTACTCACCGTTGCCGTAGTGGATGCTGCCCATGTAGTAGTCCACATCGGCATGGTACTCCGGGCACTTTGCCTTCAGTTGCTCGAAGTACTTCAGGCTCGCCTCGTAACTGACGTTGCTCTCCTTGGCACGCTTGTACGCGCTGATCCCGAGCTGGAACAAGCATTCTGCGCAGTTGGGATCCACCTCTTGCGTGGCTTTCAACTTCGCGTGGCGCTCGCCACCGTCCTTGGCCTTGGCGGCATCCTCCAACAGTTTCACGATCTTCTTGTCGGTGGGCTTGGCGCAAGGGTCGGTGGCGCCGCCTTGGTCTTCTTGCGCCAGTGCGCGATTGCCCCCAAGCACAACAAGCACCGCCATCACGACCTTGAGAATGCTGCAGCCCATCCTCTCGATTCCTCTCTTTCCCATTCCTGCCTCCTATTTCACCGTCGTGTTCGTTTCCTCGGCTTTCTTGATGATGGCGTCGCCCTGCTTCTGCGCTGCAACCACCAGGCCATCGGCTTTTTTGTCGGCCTCGGCCAGGTACTTCTGCTCCTGTTTGTCGGCTTCCTTCTTGGCGGCGTCCGCCGCAAGTTTCGCGGCCACCTTGGCCAAGGGGTTCGTGACTTTCGCCAGCTCGGCATCGGCGGCTTTGTAGGCGTCGGACTTCACCTTGGCGGCTTCCGTTCGTGCCTGGGCCTTCAATGCGTCGGCTTGTTTCTGTGCCTCGGCCACCAGCTTGGCGGCTTCTTCACGTGCTTTTGCGATGGCTTCTTCCTTCGCCTTGCCGATCTCCTCGTTCACGGTGTTCTTGATCTCCGTCACCACCGTCTCCTTCAGGTTGGTGCTGCCACCGGCGAAGACGGGCTTCACCACGGGCTTCATCACCGTGCCTGTGATCTTGCAGGTCATATCGAGCTCTTTGGGCACCTGCACGTTGGAGCCGATGGCACTGTTCAATTGGCCGAGCAATCCGCCGACCGCTTGAGCCGCTTGCGCGCCGAACATCTCGGTGGGCACCTTGGCGTCCATGTTGTAGTCGATGCTCTGATCGGCGAACGCCGTGCTTCCGCCCACCTTCGCTTGGATCTTGTCCAGCTTAACCGGGAACTTGTCGGTGATCATCTTCCCGTCCTTGAAGTGATAGCTGAAGTCGAGGTTGTCGATGACGGTGTTCTCGAGCTTCGTCAGTTTCAACGCACGGGCCAGGTCCACCAACGGCTGGAAGCCTTCGATCGCCACGGTCTTCGTTCGCAGTTTGCCATCGCCCGTGAGGCTCTCCATCACCGGCATCATGTCGGGGCCCAGTACGCCGGTCATGCGCAGGTCGGTGCTGAACTTGCCTGTGCACGTCTTCACGATTGGCGCCACCATCTCCACGGTCTCCACGTACTTCACCGTCTGCTCGATGTCCACGTCGTTCACGTCGTAGGTGAGGTCGAAGGTGGGCTTCTTCGGATCGGTGGTGACGTACGAACCGCTCATGCCGATGCCACCGCCGAGCGCGTTGAAGAAGACATCGCGCAGATCCACCCGGCTGTCGTGCACGTGCAGGTTGCCCTTTGCGTTGTCGAGGGTCATGTCATCGAAGAGCACTTGCTTGGCCGCTAGGCCCAGTTTGAAATCGATGTTCTTGGGGACTTCGATGATGGACATGCTTGACGTATCCGTGCTGACCCCCTCCTGGCCTCCCCCGGTGGGGGAGGATGCAACCGCTTCCTCGTCGCTCATGAACTCGTTCAGATCAAGCTTGTTGCTCGTCATGGTGAAGGCACCGACGATGGTGCTGTCCTTCAGCAACCACTCCAGGTAGTTGTCGAAGCGGCCTTGCGCTTTCACATCGCTTGCACCGATTGTGCCGTCGAACCCGTCCAGTGACAGGAACTTCGGACTGAACGTGAAGTACAGGCCCGTGATGCCGACCGTCGGCATGCTGTCCGCTTTGTACTCCATGCCCATGAGCTTGAGCGTGCCGGCCGCGTTGAACTTGTCGTACTGCTCTTCCTCGATGGCGCTCATCCGCCCCTTCAATTGCACATCGGCCACAAGACTGCCCTTCAGGTCCTCGCCCTTTTCCATGGGCACCACCTTCTTCACGCTGGTCAGGTCCACGTTCGCTTTCAGGTCGGCGTCCACATCGGGGTCGCTGATGGGGGTCTTCAGGAACATGCGCGCGTTGACCGGGTTGCCGGCCATGCGCATGGCGAAGCGGCTCAGGTCGATCGTCATGCCGTCAAGGTCCTTTCCCTCGGGGCTGATGATGGCGCACATCACCTGGATGTCGTCCACGCTCTCCGGCAAGCTGGGGTATTTGAAGCGTCCGTTCTCCACCCCGATGTTCACGCCGAAGCCGGGCATGGTGTTGTCGTTGAAGGTGCCCTTCACGAAGCCGTCGAACGCCGCCTTGCCGGTCATGTCAACTCCGTCCAGGTTGCTTGCGAATTCGGCCGGCACCAACGAAAGCAACGTGGCCAGGTCGTTCTTCTTCGTGTTCCACTTCAGGTCCATCACCATGTCGTCGCCAGGCATGCTCAGCCAGCCGTCGAAGCCGAGCACGAGCTGATTGATGGTCACTTCGTTCTCCTTGAAGGTGTACTTGCTCTGCGGCATGTCCATCTCCAGATCCGCCTTCATGTCGAGCTTCACGTTGCGCAAGTACTTCACCCCGTCGAACAACACGTTCACCGTATCGCTGTGCGTGGTGGTGTTCAGCACGAAGAGATCTTGCGTGAAGTCGCCATTACCGTTGTGGTCGAGCCCGAGCAGTTCCATGGTGTACGGCAGGCTCGCATCATCGTAGATCAGGCGTCCGTCGGTGATCCAATACTCCTGCAAGGCGATGTTGAAGGCCGTGGCCCCGGTATCGGCAGGTTCTGCAGCAGCTGAACTGTCCACCTTGGCAATGTCCCAGTTCGCTTTGCCGTCTTCCAGCACCTTCACGTGGATGTTGGGCCGCACCAGCCCGATCTTTTTGATCTCGATACGATCGCCGAAGAGGCTCATGAGCCCAACAGTGGTCTCAAGCGATCCGATGTCGGCCAGGCAAATGCCCTCGAAGGGTGCGTTGTTGCACACCTTGACGTTGGCCACGGTCACGTTCAGGTTGGGGAAGCTGCTCAACAACGTGATGTCCCATTCGCCCCAATCCACGGTGGCGTTCAGGTTCTTGTTCACTTCCTCCTTCACGCGCGCTTCGATCTTGTCCTTGAAGGCGATGGGGATGATGATGGCCGCCGCGATGAGCAGCACGAAGAGGATGAGGAGCGTGAGACCGATGCGTTTGAGCCACTTCATGGATGGGAAGGTGGAAAGGTGAAAGGGTGCGAAGGTGGTTTGGTGAGGGGGTGATCCGGTCCGAGGTTCTTTGTCACTTCGAGCGCAGTCGAGAAGGCAAAGGTGAAAACGCCTTCAGCGGCTTGATGGTGCGCTCGTCGAAAAGGTGAACAAGTACGGGGTGGATCGCGGTGCAGCCAAGACGCATGCCGAACAACGTCCGATCAGACCCTTGCCGCACGTTGCCGCAGCAAATGATCGGCGAGGACGAGACAGGTCATGGCTTCCACGAGGGGCACGGCACGCGGCACCACGCACGGGTCGTGACGGCCCTTGGCTTCCAGGGTCACGGCTTCGCCGGCACTGTTCACCGCGGCTTGGGCCTTGGAAATGGTGGCGGGGGGTTTGAAGGCCACATCGAAGTGGAGCTCATCGCCATCGCTGATGCCGCCCGCCAGACCGCCTTGCGACTGCTGGTTGTGCGTGCTTCCCCGCATGGCAGCCGCCCTGAAGCCGTTGCCGATCTGAAAACCTTTCGTGGCGTTGATGGACAGCATGGCCTTGGCCAGGTCGGCGTCGAGCTTGTCGAATACGGGCTCCCCCAGGCCAACGGGCAGACCACGCACCACGCACGAGACCACGCCACCGATGCTGTCGCCCTCGGCGCGCACCATCTCGATGACCTTGGCCATCAAACCTGAAGCGACGGGCTCGGGGCAGCGAACATCACTCTGCCAGGTTGCGCTCGGATCGGCCGGGCGCTTATCCATGATCACGTTGCCCACCTGGCTGACATAAGCCTGCACGATCACGCCTTCACGCACCAAGAGTTGGCGGGCAATGGCCCCGCCGACAACACAAGCAGCCGTGGTGCGTGCACTGCTACGCCCGCCGCCACGATGGTCGCGCAAGCCGTACTTCTCCTCCCAGGTCTTGTCGGCGTGCCCAGGCCGGTAAACGTCTTTCAGAGCATCGTAGTCGCTGCTGCGGGCATCGGCATTGCGGATCAAGAAGCCGATGGGCGTGCCAAGGGTCCGGCCATCGAACAGACCGCTCAGGAACTCCACTTGGTCCGCCTCATTGCGCGCAGTGCCCAATGGCGTGCTGCCGGGGCGCCTTCGGTCGAGTTCCAGCTGCACGGCTGCCATATCCACTGGCAATCCCGCAGGACAACCATCGAGCACACCACCAATGGCAGCGCCGTGGCTCTCGCCGAAGGTGGTCAACCGGAAGATCTGGCCGAAGGTGTTGCCGGGCATGCGGCGAAGGTGGTTGAAAGGCGGCACTTGTACCATCGGGCACGGCCACCAATGCTCACCGGAGAACGTTATCGTCCCTTGCGGAAACCGGACACCAGTACGTAAACAGCGATGGCCAAGCCGACCATGTACACGATGGCCAACGCCGGCTTCTCGAAGCGTAGTTCATCGGCGTGGAACTGGTCCAGCAATCCACCTCCGATGATGACCGCGATGATCAGCATGGGCAAGTTCAACGACTTCTTCTTCTCCGTGCTCGCGTTCATTGTCCCCTGGGTGAGGCCGCGAAGTTCAGCACGACGCAACTACCACTCGCTGGTCATGGCCGCATCCAGGCTCTTGATCACGCCGGTGAGGATGGCGTGCATCTTCTCGAAGTCCTCGCGTTCGTCGGTGGCGAGCTTGTCCTCCAGCGGGTACTTGCCCACGGCCACGTACTCCAGATCGGTGAGCTTGTAGCGGTAGCGCTTCTCCTTCAGGTCCACCGTCAGGTTGTACTCCACGAACTTGCGCTGTTTGCCGGGCAACGCCTCACGGTCGTGGATGGTGTACGTGTCGCCGTCCACGCCGAGCTTCACGTACTGGCTTTCCTGGGCGTTGTAATTCTGTTTGATCCACTTCTCCAGCTTGGTCCGCAGCTCTTCCTTGCTGAACGAGAGCGTATCGCTCGCCTTGGTGTACGCGTACTTGTGTGTGATGCTGTCGCGTGGGATGATCTCGCGCTTCTTCTGGGCTTGGGCCGAAGTGACCAGGGCGATGCACAGGAACCATAACAGGGCACGCATGAGGGTGTGGGGTTGGTTGCCCGAAAGTATGGCGGCGCGACCGCTATCCTTGCAACGGACATGTCGCGCCTGCTCATCAAGAACGCCAAGGCCCTGCTCGGCACCCACCCTGCCGGAGCACTGCGTGTTCACGGCGGCGACATGGCCACGCTGCCGCGCATCGAGGACGGCTGGCTGCTGGCGGAGAACGGCCGCATCACGGCGCTCGGCTCCATGGACACCTGGCCCGGCATCACCGATTGGAACGGCCTGGAGGTCATCGATGCAACGGGGCGTTTCGTGTTGCCGGGCTGGTGCGATCCGCACACGCACGCCGTGTTCGCCGCAACGCGCGAGGAGGAATGGGT
Protein-coding sequences here:
- a CDS encoding PD40 domain-containing protein — translated: MGKRGIERMGCSILKVVMAVLVVLGGNRALAQEDQGGATDPCAKPTDKKIVKLLEDAAKAKDGGERHAKLKATQEVDPNCAECLFQLGISAYKRAKESNVSYEASLKYFEQLKAKCPEYHADVDYYMGSIHYGNGEYAKAKKSFDAFIRFPSDDQSKFSKDQDKKYKDVEEVMPELEFLADFNRNTTAGPAKVVAGVSTANDEYLPNLSPDNELIFFTRVRSVQAKGDFVARKVEELTWSKRGDTKSSFDAGAALPEPFNTGDGYGGVTISVNNKEMFVTVCGPPDVKGYRNCDIFRSHYDTKFNLDAGGIQWEWSELEDLGEGVNTDGWESQPSLTSDGNTLYFARMPKDGSKGMDIYSCTRDKAGKWGTAVALPAPINTDSADKAPFMHSDSRTLYFASKGHRGAGGYDIFFSKLNDDGSWTKPKNLGAPINTPEDEHGLIVSADGKLAYFASNRHKGMGGLDVFTFDMPQDARPDDILVVKGDIKDESGKPVKDATVEIKYLDTRKTEVLRVDEADGKYAAVVRLKAGADVVVTVKKPDHVFDSRAFSASDTTRGGVAEVDMTVQKIEVGKSYRVNDINYATNSAVIEKASEFVLDELTTFLKENPSVRIEIQGHTDNVGGMGDNMALSQDRAFTVKSYLESRGISGARLSAKGYGPTQPVADNGTEAGRAQNRRTAFVITGR
- a CDS encoding AsmA family protein, whose product is MKWLKRIGLTLLILFVLLIAAAIIIPIAFKDKIEARVKEEVNKNLNATVDWGEWDITLLSSFPNLNVTVANVKVCNNAPFEGICLADIGSLETTVGLMSLFGDRIEIKKIGLVRPNIHVKVLEDGKANWDIAKVDSSAAAEPADTGATAFNIALQEYWITDGRLIYDDASLPYTMELLGLDHNGNGDFTQDLFVLNTTTHSDTVNVLFDGVKYLRNVKLDMKADLEMDMPQSKYTFKENEVTINQLVLGFDGWLSMPGDDMVMDLKWNTKKNDLATLLSLVPAEFASNLDGVDMTGKAAFDGFVKGTFNDNTMPGFGVNIGVENGRFKYPSLPESVDDIQVMCAIISPEGKDLDGMTIDLSRFAMRMAGNPVNARMFLKTPISDPDVDADLKANVDLTSVKKVVPMEKGEDLKGSLVADVQLKGRMSAIEEEQYDKFNAAGTLKLMGMEYKADSMPTVGITGLYFTFSPKFLSLDGFDGTIGASDVKAQGRFDNYLEWLLKDSTIVGAFTMTSNKLDLNEFMSDEEAVASSPTGGGQEGVSTDTSSMSIIEVPKNIDFKLGLAAKQVLFDDMTLDNAKGNLHVHDSRVDLRDVFFNALGGGIGMSGSYVTTDPKKPTFDLTYDVNDVDIEQTVKYVETVEMVAPIVKTCTGKFSTDLRMTGVLGPDMMPVMESLTGDGKLRTKTVAIEGFQPLVDLARALKLTKLENTVIDNLDFSYHFKDGKMITDKFPVKLDKIQAKVGGSTAFADQSIDYNMDAKVPTEMFGAQAAQAVGGLLGQLNSAIGSNVQVPKELDMTCKITGTVMKPVVKPVFAGGSTNLKETVVTEIKNTVNEEIGKAKEEAIAKAREEAAKLVAEAQKQADALKAQARTEAAKVKSDAYKAADAELAKVTNPLAKVAAKLAADAAKKEADKQEQKYLAEADKKADGLVVAAQKQGDAIIKKAEETNTTVK
- the aroC gene encoding chorismate synthase, with amino-acid sequence MPGNTFGQIFRLTTFGESHGAAIGGVLDGCPAGLPVDMAAVQLELDRRRPGSTPLGTARNEADQVEFLSGLFDGRTLGTPIGFLIRNADARSSDYDALKDVYRPGHADKTWEEKYGLRDHRGGGRSSARTTAACVVGGAIARQLLVREGVIVQAYVSQVGNVIMDKRPADPSATWQSDVRCPEPVASGLMAKVIEMVRAEGDSIGGVVSCVVRGLPVGLGEPVFDKLDADLAKAMLSINATKGFQIGNGFRAAAMRGSTHNQQSQGGLAGGISDGDELHFDVAFKPPATISKAQAAVNSAGEAVTLEAKGRHDPCVVPRAVPLVEAMTCLVLADHLLRQRAARV